The Prosthecobacter dejongeii genome contains a region encoding:
- a CDS encoding asparagine synthase-related protein has translation MKTVRCYAPFGIRPSYYTTDGLTKGETIHAVMAQSHSQRTWDLGGVRNYLARQPDGLHTCFAGIHAIPPGHDLVQTEDHYKIRPSPILPKIDGPLTELLKQSVARLLADGKRAAVALSGGLDSALLVAILRRLGRDDIPVFTLSSGLAGYCERHLTSQTAKLLGVENLQVIETDESQWIAAFPEVIAAAEVPLFNLHPVHRWLLARALRQQGYEVLLTGDGADQVFAGSDPRNYLPIIGALTRAAGLELRSPFFDEILMAAAPAPTPDKSALREVARAWLPEALITRPKTATYAPDLDLSVYWNQSAIHALARQLNLPAPQPCVNAETALWTSFGLLADFIN, from the coding sequence ATGAAGACGGTGCGCTGCTATGCCCCCTTTGGCATCCGGCCTAGTTACTACACCACCGACGGCCTAACCAAAGGTGAAACCATTCATGCAGTGATGGCTCAGTCTCACTCGCAACGGACTTGGGATCTCGGAGGCGTTCGCAACTACTTGGCCCGCCAACCCGATGGGCTGCACACCTGCTTTGCAGGCATACATGCCATTCCGCCGGGGCATGATCTGGTGCAAACCGAGGACCATTATAAGATCCGGCCCAGCCCGATCTTGCCCAAGATAGACGGACCCTTGACCGAATTGCTCAAGCAATCCGTGGCGCGTCTGCTGGCGGATGGAAAACGGGCCGCCGTAGCTTTGAGCGGGGGGCTAGACAGCGCCTTGCTCGTGGCCATACTTCGTCGCTTAGGCCGAGATGACATACCCGTTTTTACGCTCAGCAGCGGCCTCGCTGGTTACTGTGAAAGGCACCTCACCAGCCAGACGGCGAAGCTCTTAGGTGTAGAAAACTTACAGGTCATCGAAACCGATGAATCCCAATGGATCGCTGCCTTTCCAGAGGTGATCGCAGCGGCTGAGGTGCCGTTGTTCAATCTACACCCCGTGCATCGCTGGCTGCTGGCCCGAGCCCTGCGGCAGCAAGGCTACGAAGTCCTGCTGACAGGCGATGGAGCGGATCAAGTCTTCGCGGGTAGCGATCCCCGCAACTACCTGCCCATCATCGGTGCGCTGACACGGGCTGCAGGGCTGGAACTCCGTTCACCCTTCTTCGACGAAATATTAATGGCTGCCGCTCCCGCCCCCACCCCTGACAAAAGCGCTCTGCGTGAAGTAGCCCGCGCTTGGCTGCCCGAGGCACTGATCACCCGACCCAAAACTGCCACCTATGCCCCTGACCTGGATCTCTCTGTTTACTGGAACCAGTCTGCCATTCACGCCTTGGCTCGACAACTCAACCTCCCAGCTCCACAGCCCTGTGTGAATGCCGAGACGGCGCTGTGGACTTCGTTTGGACTTCTCGCTGATTTTATAAACTGA